A genomic window from Lycium barbarum isolate Lr01 chromosome 4, ASM1917538v2, whole genome shotgun sequence includes:
- the LOC132638255 gene encoding pectin acetylesterase 8-like isoform X2, protein MNSLSLIQMKTTHLLALLACLQVLCPTVLSGADELYVNITILESATAQGAVCLDGNPPAYHLDRGHGSGVRSWIVYLDGGGWCNSIPDCFDRSTKDLGSTKRMEQRSSFNGILHNTSEKNPEFYNWNRVRVKYCDGSSFTGDVEQVDPDKKLFFRGARIFKAIMEDLWSKGMKNAKNAILCGTSAGGLATILNCDEFKSHLPNDATVKCVADAGFFINGKTASGASYIEEMYRRIVNLHGSAKNLPSACTSVMEPSLCFFPENIIPYIQTPLFIINSVYDTWQINNILVPSYLDPQHAWNDCGKNINNCTFGQRIIVQAFGVEFLKTFKGLPLSFTRGYFLTSCYSHGRILTASYWFSSSSPRLLHKTINEAVADWYFERAGFHQYIDLYPCARDCMLS, encoded by the exons ATGAACTCTCTTTCTCTTATACAAAT GAAGACAACACATTTGTTGGCTTTGCTAGCATGTCTACAAGTATTGTGTCCAACTGTTCTCAGCGGCGCAGATGAGCTATATGTCAATATCACAATACTCGAAAGCGCAACTGCCCAAGGCGCAG TATGCCTAGATGGAAATCCACCAGCCTATCATCTAGATAGAGGACATGGTAGCGGAGTTCGTAGCTGGATTGTCTACTTGGAT GGAGGCGGTTGGTGCAACTCTATCCCAGACTGCTTTGATCGTTCAACTAAGGACTTAGGCTCTACCAAAAGGATGGAACAACGAAGTTCTTTTAATGGGATACTTCATAATACTTCCGAAAAAAATCCAG AGTTTTACAATTGGAACAGGGTGAGGGTGAAGTATTGTGATGGTTCATCTTTCACGGGTGATGTTGAACAAGTTGACCCT GATAAGAAGCTGTTTTTTAGAGGGGCAAGAATAtttaaggctattatggaagattTATGGAGCAAAGGAATGAAAAATGCTAAAAAC GCAATTCTATGCGGAACTTCAGCCGGAGGGTTGGCAACAATCTTAAACTGCGACGAGTTCAAATCCCACCTGCCGAATGATGCCACAGTAAAGTGCGTTGCAGATGCTGGTTTCTTCATCAATGG GAAGACAGCCTCTGGTGCTTCATATATTGAAGAGATGTATAGGAGAATTGTTAACCTACAT GGATCGGCTAAGAATTTGCCATCAGCTTGCACGTCTGTAATGGAACCAAGTCT GTGCTTTTTCCCTGAGAATATCATTCCATACATCCAGACTCCACTTTTCATAATCAATTCTGTCTATGACACCTGGCAG ATTAATAACATTTTGGTTCCTTCATACCTTGATCCTCAACATGCCTGGAACGATTGCGGCAAGAACATAAATAATTGCACATTTGGCCAACGTATAATTGTTCAAG CCTTTGGAGTGGAGTTCTTGAAGACATTCAAGGGACTACCCCTTTCTTTTACAAGGGGTTATTTTCTCACGTCTTGCTATTCTCATGGTAGAATTCTTACAGCGTCGTATTGGTTCAGTTCTAGCTCTCCAAGGTTACTTCATAAG ACAATCAATGAAGCTGTTGCGGATTGGTACTTTGAGAGAGCAGGGTTTCATCAATATATAGACCTGTACCCTTGTGCAAGAGATTGTATGTTAAGTTAG
- the LOC132638255 gene encoding pectin acetylesterase 8-like isoform X5, producing MEHVLKTLIEETRRYVAPIEFCLTKTTHLLALLACLQVLCPTVLSGADELYVNITILESATAQGAVCLDGNPPAYHLDRGHGSGVRSWIVYLDGGGWCNSIPDCFDRSTKDLGSTKRMEQRSSFNGILHNTSEKNPEFYNWNRVRVKYCDGSSFTGDVEQVDPDKKLFFRGARIFKAIMEDLWSKGMKNAKNAILCGTSAGGLATILNCDEFKSHLPNDATVKCVADAGFFINGKTASGASYIEEMYRRIVNLHGSAKNLPSACTSVMEPSLINNILVPSYLDPQHAWNDCGKNINNCTFGQRIIVQAFGVEFLKTFKGLPLSFTRGYFLTSCYSHGRILTASYWFSSSSPRLLHKTINEAVADWYFERAGFHQYIDLYPCARDCMLS from the exons atggaACATGTACTTAAAACGTTAATTGAAGAAACAAGAAGATATGTTGCTCCTATTGAATTTTGCCTGAC GAAGACAACACATTTGTTGGCTTTGCTAGCATGTCTACAAGTATTGTGTCCAACTGTTCTCAGCGGCGCAGATGAGCTATATGTCAATATCACAATACTCGAAAGCGCAACTGCCCAAGGCGCAG TATGCCTAGATGGAAATCCACCAGCCTATCATCTAGATAGAGGACATGGTAGCGGAGTTCGTAGCTGGATTGTCTACTTGGAT GGAGGCGGTTGGTGCAACTCTATCCCAGACTGCTTTGATCGTTCAACTAAGGACTTAGGCTCTACCAAAAGGATGGAACAACGAAGTTCTTTTAATGGGATACTTCATAATACTTCCGAAAAAAATCCAG AGTTTTACAATTGGAACAGGGTGAGGGTGAAGTATTGTGATGGTTCATCTTTCACGGGTGATGTTGAACAAGTTGACCCT GATAAGAAGCTGTTTTTTAGAGGGGCAAGAATAtttaaggctattatggaagattTATGGAGCAAAGGAATGAAAAATGCTAAAAAC GCAATTCTATGCGGAACTTCAGCCGGAGGGTTGGCAACAATCTTAAACTGCGACGAGTTCAAATCCCACCTGCCGAATGATGCCACAGTAAAGTGCGTTGCAGATGCTGGTTTCTTCATCAATGG GAAGACAGCCTCTGGTGCTTCATATATTGAAGAGATGTATAGGAGAATTGTTAACCTACAT GGATCGGCTAAGAATTTGCCATCAGCTTGCACGTCTGTAATGGAACCAAGTCTG ATTAATAACATTTTGGTTCCTTCATACCTTGATCCTCAACATGCCTGGAACGATTGCGGCAAGAACATAAATAATTGCACATTTGGCCAACGTATAATTGTTCAAG CCTTTGGAGTGGAGTTCTTGAAGACATTCAAGGGACTACCCCTTTCTTTTACAAGGGGTTATTTTCTCACGTCTTGCTATTCTCATGGTAGAATTCTTACAGCGTCGTATTGGTTCAGTTCTAGCTCTCCAAGGTTACTTCATAAG ACAATCAATGAAGCTGTTGCGGATTGGTACTTTGAGAGAGCAGGGTTTCATCAATATATAGACCTGTACCCTTGTGCAAGAGATTGTATGTTAAGTTAG
- the LOC132638255 gene encoding pectin acetylesterase 8-like isoform X1, with protein sequence MEHVLKTLIEETRRYVAPIEFCLTKTTHLLALLACLQVLCPTVLSGADELYVNITILESATAQGAVCLDGNPPAYHLDRGHGSGVRSWIVYLDGGGWCNSIPDCFDRSTKDLGSTKRMEQRSSFNGILHNTSEKNPEFYNWNRVRVKYCDGSSFTGDVEQVDPDKKLFFRGARIFKAIMEDLWSKGMKNAKNAILCGTSAGGLATILNCDEFKSHLPNDATVKCVADAGFFINGKTASGASYIEEMYRRIVNLHGSAKNLPSACTSVMEPSLCFFPENIIPYIQTPLFIINSVYDTWQINNILVPSYLDPQHAWNDCGKNINNCTFGQRIIVQAFGVEFLKTFKGLPLSFTRGYFLTSCYSHGRILTASYWFSSSSPRLLHKTINEAVADWYFERAGFHQYIDLYPCARDCMLS encoded by the exons atggaACATGTACTTAAAACGTTAATTGAAGAAACAAGAAGATATGTTGCTCCTATTGAATTTTGCCTGAC GAAGACAACACATTTGTTGGCTTTGCTAGCATGTCTACAAGTATTGTGTCCAACTGTTCTCAGCGGCGCAGATGAGCTATATGTCAATATCACAATACTCGAAAGCGCAACTGCCCAAGGCGCAG TATGCCTAGATGGAAATCCACCAGCCTATCATCTAGATAGAGGACATGGTAGCGGAGTTCGTAGCTGGATTGTCTACTTGGAT GGAGGCGGTTGGTGCAACTCTATCCCAGACTGCTTTGATCGTTCAACTAAGGACTTAGGCTCTACCAAAAGGATGGAACAACGAAGTTCTTTTAATGGGATACTTCATAATACTTCCGAAAAAAATCCAG AGTTTTACAATTGGAACAGGGTGAGGGTGAAGTATTGTGATGGTTCATCTTTCACGGGTGATGTTGAACAAGTTGACCCT GATAAGAAGCTGTTTTTTAGAGGGGCAAGAATAtttaaggctattatggaagattTATGGAGCAAAGGAATGAAAAATGCTAAAAAC GCAATTCTATGCGGAACTTCAGCCGGAGGGTTGGCAACAATCTTAAACTGCGACGAGTTCAAATCCCACCTGCCGAATGATGCCACAGTAAAGTGCGTTGCAGATGCTGGTTTCTTCATCAATGG GAAGACAGCCTCTGGTGCTTCATATATTGAAGAGATGTATAGGAGAATTGTTAACCTACAT GGATCGGCTAAGAATTTGCCATCAGCTTGCACGTCTGTAATGGAACCAAGTCT GTGCTTTTTCCCTGAGAATATCATTCCATACATCCAGACTCCACTTTTCATAATCAATTCTGTCTATGACACCTGGCAG ATTAATAACATTTTGGTTCCTTCATACCTTGATCCTCAACATGCCTGGAACGATTGCGGCAAGAACATAAATAATTGCACATTTGGCCAACGTATAATTGTTCAAG CCTTTGGAGTGGAGTTCTTGAAGACATTCAAGGGACTACCCCTTTCTTTTACAAGGGGTTATTTTCTCACGTCTTGCTATTCTCATGGTAGAATTCTTACAGCGTCGTATTGGTTCAGTTCTAGCTCTCCAAGGTTACTTCATAAG ACAATCAATGAAGCTGTTGCGGATTGGTACTTTGAGAGAGCAGGGTTTCATCAATATATAGACCTGTACCCTTGTGCAAGAGATTGTATGTTAAGTTAG
- the LOC132638255 gene encoding pectin acetylesterase 8-like isoform X4 gives MKTTHLLALLACLQVLCPTVLSGADELYVNITILESATAQGAVCLDGNPPAYHLDRGHGSGVRSWIVYLDGGGWCNSIPDCFDRSTKDLGSTKRMEQRSSFNGILHNTSEKNPEFYNWNRVRVKYCDGSSFTGDVEQVDPDKKLFFRGARIFKAIMEDLWSKGMKNAKNAILCGTSAGGLATILNCDEFKSHLPNDATVKCVADAGFFINGKTASGASYIEEMYRRIVNLHGSAKNLPSACTSVMEPSLCFFPENIIPYIQTPLFIINSVYDTWQINNILVPSYLDPQHAWNDCGKNINNCTFGQRIIVQAFGVEFLKTFKGLPLSFTRGYFLTSCYSHGRILTASYWFSSSSPRLLHKTINEAVADWYFERAGFHQYIDLYPCARDCMLS, from the exons AT GAAGACAACACATTTGTTGGCTTTGCTAGCATGTCTACAAGTATTGTGTCCAACTGTTCTCAGCGGCGCAGATGAGCTATATGTCAATATCACAATACTCGAAAGCGCAACTGCCCAAGGCGCAG TATGCCTAGATGGAAATCCACCAGCCTATCATCTAGATAGAGGACATGGTAGCGGAGTTCGTAGCTGGATTGTCTACTTGGAT GGAGGCGGTTGGTGCAACTCTATCCCAGACTGCTTTGATCGTTCAACTAAGGACTTAGGCTCTACCAAAAGGATGGAACAACGAAGTTCTTTTAATGGGATACTTCATAATACTTCCGAAAAAAATCCAG AGTTTTACAATTGGAACAGGGTGAGGGTGAAGTATTGTGATGGTTCATCTTTCACGGGTGATGTTGAACAAGTTGACCCT GATAAGAAGCTGTTTTTTAGAGGGGCAAGAATAtttaaggctattatggaagattTATGGAGCAAAGGAATGAAAAATGCTAAAAAC GCAATTCTATGCGGAACTTCAGCCGGAGGGTTGGCAACAATCTTAAACTGCGACGAGTTCAAATCCCACCTGCCGAATGATGCCACAGTAAAGTGCGTTGCAGATGCTGGTTTCTTCATCAATGG GAAGACAGCCTCTGGTGCTTCATATATTGAAGAGATGTATAGGAGAATTGTTAACCTACAT GGATCGGCTAAGAATTTGCCATCAGCTTGCACGTCTGTAATGGAACCAAGTCT GTGCTTTTTCCCTGAGAATATCATTCCATACATCCAGACTCCACTTTTCATAATCAATTCTGTCTATGACACCTGGCAG ATTAATAACATTTTGGTTCCTTCATACCTTGATCCTCAACATGCCTGGAACGATTGCGGCAAGAACATAAATAATTGCACATTTGGCCAACGTATAATTGTTCAAG CCTTTGGAGTGGAGTTCTTGAAGACATTCAAGGGACTACCCCTTTCTTTTACAAGGGGTTATTTTCTCACGTCTTGCTATTCTCATGGTAGAATTCTTACAGCGTCGTATTGGTTCAGTTCTAGCTCTCCAAGGTTACTTCATAAG ACAATCAATGAAGCTGTTGCGGATTGGTACTTTGAGAGAGCAGGGTTTCATCAATATATAGACCTGTACCCTTGTGCAAGAGATTGTATGTTAAGTTAG